The sequence TCTAATGCATTTCTAAACAAGGTAgcattttaaatatatattatatagtatAACTAATTTTGCTCTCAGCGCATCACGGATGTCTTACTCTAGTTATTGCACAGCAGAATGCCATCCATTGTTATTACTTATtaccatggttctgaaaatcgaaccggacCGGTTGTTCAACTGAAATAATCGAAAATCGGTCACCTAATCGGTCCGAATAAGATCAAAAATCGTCCGGCAAAAAATCGATAAAAAAATTGATCGAACCGGTAGTTAAACCGGTGAACCGAAAGAACTGTCCGATTTTTTAGCGGTTTTTAGTTTGAAAATAAAAGTgttaaacggcgtcgttttgcctcttaaaaaaaaagaaaagaaaagaaaggctaAACGCCTAACGAAGCCCTAATCCCTAATCCCTAATCAGAAATCACCCAAAGCCAGAAGCCAGTAGAGGAATCTCCCCTCTTCGCAGTCGCATCGCCACCATTCAATGCAATTCAATCGCCTTACTTTCAACCTGCCTTGGACGGCGTTGCTGTAATTGGACCTGGTTTCAAGCGACCGTCATATGATGAAATGAGAGTTCATTTGCTGGCCGATCTTAAGAAGGAGTGTCAGTTGCTTGTTGAAGGCTATAGAAGCTCGTGGAAAAGCACTGGTTGTACACTAATGGCAGATGGCTGGAGTGATCAAAGGCAGTGTACGTTAATTAATTTTCTAGTTTATTGTCCTGCTGGTATGTAATTTGTTAAGTCTGTTGATGCTTCTGATATGATAAAAACTGCTGATACCTTGTTTAAATTGTTTGCTGAGGTTATTGAGTGGGTTGGGTCTAGTAACATTGTGCATGAGGTTACTGATAATGCTGCGAATTATGTATCTGTTGGAAAACTCATTCATGAAAAGTATCCAAACATTTTTTGGTCTCCTTGTGCTGCTCACTGCATAAATCTTATTTTGAAAGACATAGCAAGTATTTCTCACATAGCTGACCTTGCCTCTCGTGCTTCAAAAGTGACTGTATTTGTTTACAATCATATGATTTTCTTGTCATGgcttagaaaaagaaaagattggAAAGAAATTATTCGACCAGGAGTTACACATTTTGCTACTGTTTTCATTACTTTGAAAAGTATATATGATCAACGGGAAGATGGTTAGCTCAATTATCTTGAATAGTAAGTTTTGGGAGGATTGTATTACTACTGTTATGCTTGTTGGTCCTCTTATTAAGTTATTGAGGCTTGTTGATGCTGATGAGAAACCTTCTCTAGGTATCATGTATGAGGGCATGCAAAGAGCCAAAATTGCTATCAAGATAATGTTTAGAAATAGAAAATCTGCATACACACCTTATACAAGTATCTTGAAAATGCGGTGGAATAAGCATTTGAAGCGTGACCTCCATGCAGCAGCATACTTTTTGAATCCAGATTTTTTCTATAGTGAGGGGTTTGTTAAGAAGCCAAATATCTTGAAATCTTTGCTTGATTTATTTGATATTGAAACTCTTTGCGATGACTTAGTTGCCGCAATGCAAGAGATACAGTTGTATCGAGATCGAaaaggaagttttggaaagaaaaGTGCTTTGAAAGCAATTAAGAGACTTGAACCTGGTAAGTTATTATATTTGAAATATTTCTATGTTCAATTTACTTTGAAGGTTTTTTAAATATTGAATGAGAATTGATGTTTGACTTTCATATCCTGGTAGGTGAATGGTGGAGGCTACATGGTGGGAGTGCTTCTAACTTGCAAAAAATGGCGATTCGTCTTCTTCATCAAACATCTTCATCATCCGGATGTGAGAGGAATTGGAGCCTCTTTAAACAAATCCATTCAAAGAGGAGGAACCGATTAGAGCATCAAAGGCTAAGTGACATTGTTTATGTGACTTATAATCTACGCCTTCAATCTAGAATGCATCGCAAGAAGAAGAATTATGATCCAATTGACATTCAAAGCATTGACACAATAGATTTCTGGGTAATGGCGGATGAAGATGATCCTGAATTTATTAATAGAGACATCGAAggcattgaaaatttaatttacacGGATAATGCTATGCCTTCATATCCTAAAGGTGATTGAAATAGCAAAACTTGTTTCATTTACTAAAGATATCTGTTGTAAAGTTATACCTTTAATTTTTTcttggttttttattttattttattagatggaGATGTGGAAGTTGATGTGGATTTGTCTGACGTCGCTGATTCTTCAAATATAGCTTCTTTTGGTGGTACTTTGATTCTTCAAATATAGCTTCTTTTGGTGGTACTTCTGATGATAGTGGCTTTGGATTACCTGTTTATGATGGAGATATTGGAACActtaatgataattatgatttttgatgaG is a genomic window of Arachis ipaensis cultivar K30076 chromosome B06, Araip1.1, whole genome shotgun sequence containing:
- the LOC107646805 gene encoding uncharacterized protein LOC107646805; the protein is MAGVIKGSSVDASDMIKTADTLFKLFAEVIEWVGSSNIVHEVTDNAANYVSVGKLIHEKYPNIFWSPCAAHCINLILKDIASISHIADLASRASKVTLLRLVDADEKPSLGIMYEGMQRAKIAIKIMFRNRKSAYTPYTSILKMRWNKHLKRDLHAAAYFLNPDFFYSEGFVKKPNILKSLLDLFDIETLCDDLVAAMQEIQLYRDRKGSFGKKSALKAIKRLEPGEWWRLHGGSASNLQKMAIRLLHQTSSSSGCERNWSLFKQIHSKRRNRLEHQRLSDIVYVTYNLRLQSRMHRKKKNYDPIDIQSIDTIDFWVMADEDDPEFINRDIEGIENLIYTDNAMPSYPKDGDVEVDVDLSDVADSSNIASFGGTLILQI